A single genomic interval of Oncorhynchus mykiss isolate Arlee chromosome 13, USDA_OmykA_1.1, whole genome shotgun sequence harbors:
- the LOC118938137 gene encoding zinc finger protein 189-like: MSSLSYSPPVKEEGVCWTEKEALVKEEEEEAVTIQKQVEGEAITVKEEEKDTFRVEDEDLFGMKDEEQEITVTLEEDEEEKTGDLINTRKYRERRDYRGSSGEPQQPHDAEETEKSLSTLEHPKKHLQRSTGKITLCCSDCGKRFTSSGITIHQRTHTGEKPYSCTQCGKSFTTLSNLTRHQRTHTGEKPYCCTQCGKSFTRLSSLITHQRIHTGEKSYSCTQCRKSFTHSSGLISHQRTHTGEKPSSCTQCGKSFTQQCNLISHQRTHTGENLIAVLNVRRALLNNAT; encoded by the exons ATGagttcactaagctactctcctcctgttaaagaagagggggtctgctggacggagaaagaagctctcgtgaaagaggaggaagaggaggctgttacaatacaaaaacaagtagagggtgaggctattaccgtgaaagaagaagagaaagacacCTTCAGAGTGGAGGATGAAGACCTTTTTGGAATGAAGGATGAAGAGCAggagattactgtcacattagaggaggacgaagaagagaagactggagatctgattaacaccagaaaataca gagagagacgggactaccgtggatcctctggggagcctcaacaacctcatgatgctgaggagacagagaagagtctctccacatTAGAACACCCCAAGAAACACCTGCAGAGATCCACAGGGAAGAtaactctctgctgctctgactgtggaaagagattCACCTCATCAGGCATTACAATTCATCAGCGaacacacacgggagagaaaccttatagctgtactcaatgtggaaagagttttactacatTGAGCAATCTGACTCGTCaccaaagaacacacacaggagagaaaccttattgctgtactcaatgtgggaagagttttactcggCTCAGCAGCCTGATaacacaccagagaatacacacaggagagaaatcttatagctgtactcaatgtcggaagagttttactcattcATCAggcctgatatcacaccagagaacacacacaggagagaaaccttctagctgtactcaatgtgggaagagctttACTCAACAATGcaacctgatatcacaccagagaacacacacaggagagaatcttatagctgtactcaatgtgagAAGAGCTTTACTCAACAATGcaacctga